The genomic region GTTGAATTAGTAGGAGGGTCAACACTAATAGATTTAACGATGGATGCGGATAGAACATTATTCTTCTGATGGACATGTATGTGGTAATAGGCGGTGGGTCTGCAGGTTACGTAGCTGGTAGCGTATTAGGAAGAGAAGGGAAGGAAGTAGTAGTAATAGAAAAAGGAAAGTTCGGAGGAGTTTGCGTAAACTCCGGTTGTGTACCAAGTATTTTTCTTTCAGATATTTCATTTCTTTTTTCTAGATTAAATGAAATTGGCAATTATAAAGGATTAGAAATTAGTGTGACCGACTCTAAAGGAAATTTTTTCTCAAAAAGAAATGAAATAATTGAATACTTATCTAATGCAGGAAAAGAGTTGGTTAAAAACTCCGGAGCGGAAGTGATTGAAGGAGAGGCAAAGATTGTGTCTCCTAACGAAGTTGAAGTTGAAGGAAAAAGAATATCTTTCGACAAGTTAATAATTGCCACTGGATCAATCCCTTTAAAACCCAGCATTAAAGGAATTGAAAGGGCAATAAGCGAAGACGAAGCGGTAAACTTAAATTACGTTCCCTCATCGCTAGTAGTAATAGGCGGAGGCTATGCAGGAGTAGAAATTGCACAAATATATGCAAGGTTGGGTAGCGAAGTGACTCTCATTACTAGGGGAAAGATAATGAAATACTTAGATGAAGACGGACAGAAGATAATAAAAGACAGCCTTGAATGGGACGGAGTGGAATTAATAGAAAACTGCGAAGTTGAGGAAATAAGGGAACAAGAAGTGGTAACAAAAAAAGGAATGAGAAAGAAAGGTGAAATAGTAGTTTACGCAACCGGTAG from Acidianus ambivalens harbors:
- a CDS encoding dihydrolipoyl dehydrogenase family protein, which codes for MDMYVVIGGGSAGYVAGSVLGREGKEVVVIEKGKFGGVCVNSGCVPSIFLSDISFLFSRLNEIGNYKGLEISVTDSKGNFFSKRNEIIEYLSNAGKELVKNSGAEVIEGEAKIVSPNEVEVEGKRISFDKLIIATGSIPLKPSIKGIERAISEDEAVNLNYVPSSLVVIGGGYAGVEIAQIYARLGSEVTLITRGKIMKYLDEDGQKIIKDSLEWDGVELIENCEVEEIREQEVVTKKGMRKKGEIVVYATGRKPNFPKGIDKLGIKYNDNGIVVNDLLQTTNSRVYSAGDVIDKEKKVAHVAMLEGIISALNSSGKMERIDYFSVPQVVYTDPQIGIVGNRKLAVKECKFPLSATTRAIIKGLREGYAKIGVDEKGKIVYGEVVADVAEELVNELAIAIKAGMTCKDLALTALVHPSLSESMINACRGFFNLDVDRFKDKNA